One stretch of Daphnia pulicaria isolate SC F1-1A chromosome 6, SC_F0-13Bv2, whole genome shotgun sequence DNA includes these proteins:
- the LOC124344152 gene encoding F-box only protein 30-like, translating into MSVLQEMVYHAHCESCIKISKCTKKTIEGESCAIICCQRKCGASFHSCKESEHILLCPNVQEPCINVNYGCPHVLLRKHRGRHLEQCPASCLPCNAEWNRWPLCTKERQIHIPFVQINPQLREEQLDVALALRDQRILNVWMNLPRKIQKLMRCNLTPRHPAIPLVLSLWEPSIKKKLKSISSEDGLSNVSTPRQSAERSDNSILSVSSAISTDDESPWGRRKKPPGLLQSVCAQLFNKSTGHKQKTASVSNQDDYPYSKNEVVEEDTLSDVSNGLDDSSINELVDAAFADSGNSGLLPANPPELPLLTTLGLDLSIECIPRYQNKPKSMYTFICAQDFRRDEFAWHYRNWHSEIHGGLDGWMEQRCPLARYGCSFARRRMFPVNPDHRVIYSSIVESFGVTRTNSSAFDHVSTPGELCLTDLPFEVLRTIAGYLDGFSMCHLSVTCQLLREVARSLLYNRGLVTAHWQKTQQGGWHVTHHRWSFSTSFSPVERWGFESGSHISNHLKDCRYNIKSSYVFPNRVALPGFTETIPSDTLN; encoded by the exons ATGAGTGTTTTGCAAGAAATGGTGTATCATGCTCACTGTGAATCATGCATTAAG atATCCAAATGCACCAAGAAAACTATTGAAGGTGAATCCTGTGCAATTATATGTTGCCAAAGAAAATGTGGTGCTAGTTTTCACAGCTGTAAAGAAAGTGAGCACATTCTACTCTGCCCTAATGTTCAAGAACCCTGTATCAATGTGAATTATGGATGTCCCCATGTTCTCTTGAGAAAACATCGTGGGAGACATCTTGAACAATGTCCAGCTAGTTGCTTGCCATGCAATGCAGAGTGGAACCGTTGGCCACTGTGCACCAAGGAAAGGCAAATCCACATTCCATTTGTTCAGATCAATCCCCAACTCCGAGAAGAGCAGTTAg ATGTGGCCTTGGCACTTCGTGATCAACGCATTTTGAACGTATGGATGAATCTTCCTAGAAAAATTCAGAAACTTATGCGATGTAACCTCACACCAAGACATCCTGCAATTCCCCTAGTTTTGAGTTTGTGGGAGCCatctataaaaaagaaactcaaatCCATTTCCTCTGAGGATGGTTTGTCCAATGTGAGCACTCCAAGGCAGTCTGCTGAAAGAAGTGATAACAGCATTTTGAGCGTTTCAAGCGCCATTTCCACCGACGACGAATCTCCTTGGGGTCGACGCAAAAAACCACCAGGATTACTTCAAAGCGTTTGCGCCCAGCTTTTCAACAAAAGTACtggtcacaaacaaaaaacagcttCGGTCTCTAATCAAGATGATTatccatattcaaaaaatgaagtaGTTGAAGAAGACACACTTAGTGATGTAAGTAACGGACTGGATGATAGTAGTATTAATGAGCTCGTCGACGCAGCATTTGCAGATTCTGGAAACTCGGGACTTTTACCAGCAAACCCCCCAGAATTACCATTGCTTACGACTCTTGGCCTTGACTTGTCGATTGAGTGCATACCGCGCTACCAGAACAAACCCAAGTCGATGTATACGTTTATCTGCGCTCAAGACTTCCGCCGAGATGAATTCGCCTGGCATTATCGCAATTGG CATAGCGAAATACATGGTGGTCtagacggatggatggagcaaagGTGCCCTCTAGCCAG ATACGGATGCTCGTTTGCCCGACGACGTATGTTTCCAGTTAACCCAGACCATCGCGTCATTTACAGTTCAATCGTTGAAAGTTTTGGGGTTACCAGGACCAATTCTTCTGCATTTGATCATGTTAGTACTCCTGGTGAGCTCTGTTTAACTGATCTTCCATTCGAGGTTCTACGAACAATAGCCGGTTACTTGGATGGATTCAG TATGTGTCACCTGTCGGTTACGTGCCAACTTCTTCGCGAGGTAGCTCGCTCTCTACTTTACAACCGTGGTCTGGTTACTGCTCATTGGCAAAAAACCCAGCAAGGAGGTTGGCATGTTACACATCAT cGGTGGTCTTTCAGCACTTCTTTCAGCCCTGTAGAACGTTGGGGATTTGAAAGCGGCTCACATATCAGCAACCACCTGAAGGACTGTCGCTACAATATTAA ATCTTCTTATGTCTTTCCTAATCGCGTTGCCTTACCAGGATTTACGGAGACCATCCCTTCCGATACTCTGAATTGA
- the LOC124344147 gene encoding zinc finger protein Xfin-like isoform X2, producing MENATMEASLRVEFRESRVGNEMLLINGCKYMVNRRSGDTTYWRCIYSWCHCRAVFKGGQLRSARGTHVCPQPLQNETVNKNKLQLQSNSEVTQMIVDVDTIPIKSLDSTDYIIETETSEANSFLEFVEDKTVSIKTETPDEDLSDVDFAWKQRILKGLKVYSEAEQHRRFKIAYDNRKAWIDNRKHFTEKISGCIKKWATGKSRWTFCNDWPTRSQCMKLIKPERGSGVLVEQPLVPIKIIEHVNHPPQLSTESTEKSVDSDLEPVIKKESVKRHEGKVKEIVNSSEKNLGKNKAYKSFRNEGKCPICGKVFQSSLERHLNVHYGIKPYKCDRCDKTFSQEHSFRSHVRLHNSDKPFSCTICPKKFTSNGTLKRHITSHSNGRTFPCNNCGKVFRKSEFLHFHTFKCHPQKKLASEMISDVDGESGTKLAIRGKTSTPRKRRIARNFNEEDEEYPTNLSKRRGLVKEKQGERREQTQHIYMDKKGESSRSTKRQFTLEELK from the exons ATGGAGAATGCTACAATGGAAGCATCTTTGAGAGTAGAATTCCGGGAGAGTCGTGTGGGCAATGAAATGCTATTGATAAATGGGTGTAAGTACATGGTTAACAGGCGGTCTGGTGATACTACATATTGGCGTTGCATTTACTCCTGGTGCCATTGTCGGGCAGTCTTTAAGGGAGGACAACTACGATCAGCAAGAGGCACCCATGTTTGCCCTCAACCTCTCCAGAATGAAACAgtgaataaaaacaagttaCAGTTGCAGTCAAATTCAGAAGTAACTCAAATGATTGTTGATGTTGATACAATTCCAATCAAATCTCTGGACAGTACAGACTATATTATTGAAACTGAAACATCAGAAG ccAACAGTTTTTTGGAATTTGTTGAAGACAAAACCGTTTCAATAAAA ACTGAAACTCCTGATGAAGACTTAAGTGATGTGGACTTTGCTTGGAAACAACGAATTCTAAAGGGGCTTAAAGTTTATTCAGAGGCTGAGCAACATCGTCGCTTTAAAATTGCCTATGATAACCGCAAAGCCTGGATTGACAACAGAAAACATTTCACTG AAAAAATTTCGGGGTGTATCAAGAAATGGGCTACCGGCAAATCTAGATGGACATTTTGTAACGATTGGCCGACTCGGAGCCAGTGCATGAAGCTAATCAAACCTGAGCGTGGGTCTGGAGTGCTAgttgaacagcctctagtacCTATCAAGATAATTGAACACGTCAATCATCCACCGCAATTGTCTACTGAATCTACA gaaaaaagcGTGGATAGTGACTTGGAACCGGTCATCAAAAAGGAATCTGTAAAAAGACACGAAGGAAAAGTCAAGGAGATCGTGAATTCTAGTGAAAAGAACCTAGGCAAGAATAAAGCATACAAA TCGTTTAGAAACGAAGGAAAATGTCCAATATGTGGGAAGGTGTTCCAGTCATCTCTTGAAAGACACCTGAATGTTCACTATGGAATTAAGCCTTATAAATGTGATCGTTGTGATAAG ACGTTCTCTCAGGAGCATAGCTTCCGTTCCCATGTCAGATTACACAACTCTGACAAACCGTTTAGCTGCACAATTTGCCCAAAG aaatttacGTCAAACGGCACATTGAAGAGGCATATAACGAGTCATTCTAACGGAAGAACATTTCCATGCAATAATTGTGGAAAG GTGTTCCGGAAATCtgaatttttacatttccacACCTTTAAATGTCACCCCCAGAAAAAGCTAGCATCTGAAATG ATATCTGATGTCGATGGAGAAAGCGGAACCAAGCTAGCCATTCGTGGGAAGACCTCCACtccaagaaaaaggagaattgcACGCAACTTcaatgaagaagatgaagagtaCCCAACTAATCTATCCAAAAGAAGAGGTTTGGTAAAGGAAAAACAAGGGGAAAGGAGAGAGCAGACACAACATATCTACATggataaaaaaggagaatcgTCCAGATCGACGAAGCGTCAATTCACTTTAGAGGAGTTAAA ATAA
- the LOC124344147 gene encoding zinc finger protein 271-like isoform X1 has protein sequence MENATMEASLRVEFRESRVGNEMLLINGCKYMVNRRSGDTTYWRCIYSWCHCRAVFKGGQLRSARGTHVCPQPLQNETVNKNKLQLQSNSEVTQMIVDVDTIPIKSLDSTDYIIETETSEANSFLEFVEDKTVSIKTETPDEDLSDVDFAWKQRILKGLKVYSEAEQHRRFKIAYDNRKAWIDNRKHFTEKISGCIKKWATGKSRWTFCNDWPTRSQCMKLIKPERGSGVLVEQPLVPIKIIEHVNHPPQLSTESTEKSVDSDLEPVIKKESVKRHEGKVKEIVNSSEKNLGKNKAYKSFRNEGKCPICGKVFQSSLERHLNVHYGIKPYKCDRCDKTFSQEHSFRSHVRLHNSDKPFSCTICPKKFTSNGTLKRHITSHSNGRTFPCNNCGKVFRKSEFLHFHTFKCHPQKKLASEMISDVDGESGTKLAIRGKTSTPRKRRIARNFNEEDEEYPTNLSKRRGLVKEKQGERREQTQHIYMDKKGESSRSTKRQFTLEELKYADFLQPKVVLSKSLSVIITQMMSESERSTTCNNAIVNLWFHNYAKPCQF, from the exons ATGGAGAATGCTACAATGGAAGCATCTTTGAGAGTAGAATTCCGGGAGAGTCGTGTGGGCAATGAAATGCTATTGATAAATGGGTGTAAGTACATGGTTAACAGGCGGTCTGGTGATACTACATATTGGCGTTGCATTTACTCCTGGTGCCATTGTCGGGCAGTCTTTAAGGGAGGACAACTACGATCAGCAAGAGGCACCCATGTTTGCCCTCAACCTCTCCAGAATGAAACAgtgaataaaaacaagttaCAGTTGCAGTCAAATTCAGAAGTAACTCAAATGATTGTTGATGTTGATACAATTCCAATCAAATCTCTGGACAGTACAGACTATATTATTGAAACTGAAACATCAGAAG ccAACAGTTTTTTGGAATTTGTTGAAGACAAAACCGTTTCAATAAAA ACTGAAACTCCTGATGAAGACTTAAGTGATGTGGACTTTGCTTGGAAACAACGAATTCTAAAGGGGCTTAAAGTTTATTCAGAGGCTGAGCAACATCGTCGCTTTAAAATTGCCTATGATAACCGCAAAGCCTGGATTGACAACAGAAAACATTTCACTG AAAAAATTTCGGGGTGTATCAAGAAATGGGCTACCGGCAAATCTAGATGGACATTTTGTAACGATTGGCCGACTCGGAGCCAGTGCATGAAGCTAATCAAACCTGAGCGTGGGTCTGGAGTGCTAgttgaacagcctctagtacCTATCAAGATAATTGAACACGTCAATCATCCACCGCAATTGTCTACTGAATCTACA gaaaaaagcGTGGATAGTGACTTGGAACCGGTCATCAAAAAGGAATCTGTAAAAAGACACGAAGGAAAAGTCAAGGAGATCGTGAATTCTAGTGAAAAGAACCTAGGCAAGAATAAAGCATACAAA TCGTTTAGAAACGAAGGAAAATGTCCAATATGTGGGAAGGTGTTCCAGTCATCTCTTGAAAGACACCTGAATGTTCACTATGGAATTAAGCCTTATAAATGTGATCGTTGTGATAAG ACGTTCTCTCAGGAGCATAGCTTCCGTTCCCATGTCAGATTACACAACTCTGACAAACCGTTTAGCTGCACAATTTGCCCAAAG aaatttacGTCAAACGGCACATTGAAGAGGCATATAACGAGTCATTCTAACGGAAGAACATTTCCATGCAATAATTGTGGAAAG GTGTTCCGGAAATCtgaatttttacatttccacACCTTTAAATGTCACCCCCAGAAAAAGCTAGCATCTGAAATG ATATCTGATGTCGATGGAGAAAGCGGAACCAAGCTAGCCATTCGTGGGAAGACCTCCACtccaagaaaaaggagaattgcACGCAACTTcaatgaagaagatgaagagtaCCCAACTAATCTATCCAAAAGAAGAGGTTTGGTAAAGGAAAAACAAGGGGAAAGGAGAGAGCAGACACAACATATCTACATggataaaaaaggagaatcgTCCAGATCGACGAAGCGTCAATTCACTTTAGAGGAGTTAAAGTACGCAGATTTTCTGCAACCTAAAGTTGTACTGTCAAAATCGTTAAGCGTAATTATTACTCAGATGATGTCTGAAAGCGAAAGATCAACAACATGCAACAACGCCATTGTTAATCTATGGTTTCACAATTATGCGAAACCTTGTCAGTTTTAA
- the LOC124344165 gene encoding uncharacterized protein LOC124344165 gives MPKEKTITMNRGLFQVLFPIFLVIIPSLSQISFGTLGRGLNSGYLQNGGLIYPNGDGSGPQASSLAAAIYGVAVPPGFSQFSASENFFGDNKGDLFSDSFGGSGISDGIKPADLLLGTGIHTGGNGGGQRGSYSTYISDFSAFGDFGHHANNDQKPSSSSLVEIDPIAARFGVVIPNVDQVPFDPSLSGSTETFSGSTSTGADNGRKDLFDISPVETSIKFDLPTRTSLSDVVQFPPQFSTNINNLSVAFASQNGLPRIDESFSVDKASNSPSSSEIGKNQVDVITTAFKFADDQIIKTEEIKRNFEHATVAHTASGKYTASTSSTEIGDPTKNLEKGTGNVRTVAIKEKTDQPKTKIPPKQKETTKTSNEFIVSQIKSTSPYVYRGSQRGQQEAQESERDTIITDAPENLPEFQYLKAAENDGESYTARPKEPVATYNSYGFLTSPGYRTNHN, from the exons ATgcccaaagaaaaaaccattACAATGAATCGGGGTCTGTTTCAAGTgcttttcccaatttttctaGTCATTATACCATCACTTTCACAG ATTTCCTTCGGAACACTTGGCAGAGGATTAAACTCGGGGTACTTACAAAATGGAGGACTTATCTATCCAAATGGTGATGGATCAGGGCCGCAAGCAAGCAGTTTGGCTGCAGCAATTTATGGAGTGGCAGTTCCTCCCGGATTTAGCCAGTTTTCGGCTTCGGAAAATTTCTTTGGGGACAACAAAGGCGACCTGTTTTCGGATAGTTTCGGAGGCAGTGGAATAAGCGATGGAATCAAGCCTGCCGATTTATTACTTGGGACAG GAATACATACAGGTGGAAACGGAGGTGGCCAAAGAGGAAGTTATTCAACATATATATCAGATTTTTCAGCGTTTGGTGATTTTGGGCACCATGCAAACAATGACCAAAAACCGTCGTCTTCTAGTTTAGTAGAGATCGACCCAATTGCAGCACGATTCGGGGTTGTGATTCCCAACGTAGATCAAGTTCCATTTGATCCCTCCCTTAGTGGATCTACAGAAACATTCAGCGGAAGCACTAGCACTG GTGCAGATAATGGAAGAAAGGACCTTTTCGATATTAGTCCAGTAGAAACCAgcattaaatttgatttacctACTCGCACTTCCCTGTCCGATGTCGTTCAGTTTCCACCTCAGTTTAGCACAAACATCAACAATTTATCAGTTG CTTTTGCCAGCCAGAATGGATTGCCTAGAATAGATGAATCTTTCTCAGTGGACAAGGCATCAAACAGCCCCTCTTCAAGTGAAATCGGAAAGAACCAAGTGGATGTTATTACAACAGCGTTCAAGTTTGCCGATGACCAGATCATTAAAACGgaagaaataaaacgaaaCTTTGAACATGCCACCGTTGCTCACACAGCATCTGGCAAATACACCGCTAGCACATCATCTACCGAAATTGGGGACCCAACGAAGA ATCTTGAAAAAGGAACTGGAAACGTTCGCACTGTtgccatcaaagaaaaaactgatCAACCAAAGACAAAAATTCCTCCTAAACAAAAGGAAACTACAAAAACGTCTAACGAGTTCATCGTTTCTCAAATCAAGTCCACCTCACCTTACGTTTACCGAGGCAGCCAACGTGGCCAACAAGAAGCGCAAGAATCAGAAAGAGACACAATTATTACTGATGCACCCGAAAATTTACCGGAATTCCAATATCTAAAGGCAGCTGAAAATGACGGTGAATCCTACACTGCTCGTCCAAAAGAACCCGTAGCAACGTATAATTCTTACGGCTTCCTTACATCACCTGGCTACCGCACAAACCACAATTAG